Proteins encoded within one genomic window of Solea senegalensis isolate Sse05_10M linkage group LG11, IFAPA_SoseM_1, whole genome shotgun sequence:
- the dvl1a gene encoding segment polarity protein dishevelled homolog DVL-1 isoform X3 produces the protein MGTTTLLECFACSRRKRWLPRPLCLMRSFQPVRCYPETSPPQWQFPRINGHSKSERTARDSAMGYDSASVMSSELESSSFVDSEEDEDASRLSSSTEQSSSSHLMRRHKRRRRRHKVAKIDRSSSFSSITDSTMSLNIITVTLNMEKYNFLGISIVGQSNDRGDGGIYIGSIMKGGAVAADGRIEPGDMLLQVNDVNFENMSNDDAVRILREIVSKTGPISLTVAKCWDPSPRSYFTIPRAEPVRPIDPAAWISHTTALTGPYPHYEFDDLPLSISKTDMATIVKVMQLPDSGLEIRDRMWLKITIANAVIGADVVDWLYSRVEGFKDRRDARKYASSLLKHGYLRHTVNKITFSEQCYYTFGDLCQNMASLNLNEGSSGGVSEQDTLAPLPPTSNPWPLGGQPFPYPPFPSAPPSFPPGYSDPCHSFHSGSAGSQHSEGSRSSGSNPSAGKGRRSSPQEKGHRSTCSESEPAIRGGRRGDRSASQISHHSHAVSSHSHTRSGLSHSQSHRSHTVSQNSHPSFTYSHAPFTQPGPGSCAHSERSHASSYGPPGLPPPYCLARLAPKTSFSSSTPPGAPPGRELAAVPPELTASRQSFQHAMGNPCEFFVDIM, from the exons ATGGGAACTACCACATTGCTGGAATGTTTTGCTTGCTCTCGGCGAAAGCGCTGGCTGCCACGCCCTCTTTGCCTCATGAGATCTTTCCAGCCGGTTCGCTGCTACCCTGAGACGTCACCACCTCAGTGGCAGT TCCCTCGCATCAACGGTCACTCTAAATCAGAGCGAACCGCAAGGGATTCGGCCATGGGTTACGACAGCGCCTCAGTAATGAGCAGCGAGCTGGAGTCCAGCTCCTTTGTCGACagtgaggaagatgaggatgCAAGCAG GCTCAGCAGCTCCACAGAACAGAGCTCCTCTTCGCACCTGATGCGCAGACACAAGCGGAGGAGACGGCGGCACAAGGTGGCCAAGATAGACCGG TCGTCATCTTTCAGCAGTATCACAGACTCCACGATGAGCCTCAACATCATCACAGTCACACTGAACATGG AGAAGTACAACTTCCTGGGCATCAGTATTGTCGGTCAGAGTAACGACCGGGGTGATGGAGGCATCTACATCGGCTCCATCATGAAGGGAGGAGCTGTGGCTGCTGACGGCAGAATAGAACCCGGAGACATGCTCCTCCAG GTGAATGACGTAAACTTTGAAAACATGAGCAATGACGACGCAGTGAGGATTCTACGAGAGATCGTTTCCAAAACTGG tccCATTAGTCTTACTGTTGCCAAATGTTGGGACCCGTCTCCACGGAGCTACTTCACCATCCCTCGCG CTGAACCAGTGAGACCGATTGACCCTGCGGCCTGGATTTCACACACCACTGCCCTGACGGGACCTTATCCACACtacg AGTTTGATGACTTGCCTCTGTCTATAAGTAAAACAGACATGGCAACCATTGTCAAGGTGATGCAGTTGCCCGATTCTGGCCTAGAGATCCGAGACAGGATGTGGTTGAAGATCACGATCGCCAACGCTGTCATCG gTGCTGACGTGGTGGACTGGCTTTACTCCAGAGTAGAAGGATTCAAGGACCGGAGGGATGCAAGGAAGTACGCGAGCAGTCTGCTGAAACACGGCTACCTGAGACACACCGTTAACAAGATCACCTTCTCCGAACAGTGCTACTATACCTTTGGGGACCTCTGCCAAA ACATGGCATCGCTGAATTTAAACGAGGGATCCAGTGGCGGAGTTTCTGAGCAGGACACTTTGGCACCGCTCCCTCCCACCAGCAACCCATGGCCCCTGGGCGGGCAGCCATTCCCCTACCCGCCTTTTCCCTCTGCACCCCCCAGCTTCCCGCCAGGATACTCAGACCCATGCCACAGTTTCCACAGTGGGAGCGCAGGAAGCCAGCACAGCGAGG GAAGCCGAAGCAGTGGATCCAACCCCAGTGCAGGCAAAGGTCGACGCTCTTCCCCACAGGAGAAAGGTCACAGGTCCACATGCAGTGAATCGGAGCCCGCCATCCGTGGAGGGCGGCGCGGCGACCGGTCGGCGAGCCAAATCAGCCACCACAGCCATGCCGTCTCCAGCCACAGTCACACCAGATCAGGtctcagtcacagtcagtcCCACAGGAGCCACACCGTCTCACAGAACAGCCACCCGTCCTTCACCTACAGCCACGCCCCGTTTACGCAGCCAGGGCCAGGCTCCTGTGCCCACAGCGAGCGAAGCCACGCCTCCTCCTACGGCCCCCCAGGTTTGCCTCCTCCTTACTGTCTGGCTCGCCTGGCCCCCAAGACctcattcagcagcagcacgcCGCCTGGAGCCCCTCCTGGGAGAGAGTTAGCCGCCGTTCCTCCAGAGCTCACCGCTAGTCGTCAGTCCTTCCAGCATGCAATGGGCAATCCCTGTGAGTTCTTTGTTGACATCATGTGA
- the tnfrsf9a gene encoding tumor necrosis factor receptor superfamily member 9a, protein MALSSLTSRLEKAQTHMAVMMWVMALTVLLQGCCLCSRGQTGTGCMKWTVDGENVCCDACYPGNRLIKACGPNAKDLCKPCEPGTYTTNHLNNICPTCTQCVGAQVLVKECTATTDTKCGCEEGLTCGNIDCSFCVRKCYKGYEPTEDRSCRPCPEGTFNDKTNEKCKPWKTKCQHPGEHIVAKGDATKDIQCANSTVSLVHNKPPTATTEPFWPYLVVFVLISLALVAFSISSFIVVLKKQKRQKTKKAPTDLPIIRTPTDDPRPLIAMECSFHEAQQEQGGSSESVDSKDSSHQLIA, encoded by the exons ATGGCTTTATCATCGTTAACCTCAAGGCTGGAAAAAGCTCAGACGCACATGGCTGTGATGATGTGGGTGATGGCTCTCACTGTGCTCCTGCAGGGCTGCTGCCTGTGCAGTCGTGGACAAACTGGCACAGGATGCATGAAGTGGACCGTGGATGGAGAGAACGTTTGCTGTGATGCTTGTTATCCAG gaAACCGCCTCATTAAAGCCTGTGGTCCCAACGCAAAAGATCTCTGCAAGCCCTGCGAGCCCGGGACCTATACAACCAACCATTTGAACAACATCTGTCCCACGTGTACACAATGTGTAG GTGCCCAGGTCCTGGTGAAGGAGTGCACAGCTACAACAGACACCAAGTGTGGCTGTGAAGAAGGACTCACCTGTGGCAACATTGACTGTTCCTTCTGTGTGAGGAAGTGTTACAAGGGCTACGAACCTACAGAGGATC GTTCTTGCCGACCGTGTCCAGAAGGAACCTTCAATGACAAAACTAATGAGAAGTGTAAACCCTGGAAAACCAA gTGTCAACACCCAGGTGAACACATTGTGGCCAAGGGAGATGCAACAAAAGACATTCAATGTGCTAACAGTACAGTTAGTCTAGTGCATAATAAACCCCCAACTG CTACGACAGAACCCTTCTGGCCTTAtctggttgtgtttgtgctgatcAGCCTGGCACTGGTCGCCTTCAGCATCAGCAGCTTCATTGTGGTcttgaaaaaacagaaaagacagaagacaaaaaagGCGCCCACAGACCTGCCGATCATCAGAACCCCGACAG atgatcCTAGACCATTAATAGCAATGGAGTGCAGTTTTCATGAAGCTCAGCAAGAACAAGGCGGCAGCTCAGAGTCAGTGGACTCCAAGGACTCCTCACATCAGCTCATTGCATGA